One Grus americana isolate bGruAme1 chromosome Z, bGruAme1.mat, whole genome shotgun sequence DNA window includes the following coding sequences:
- the LOC129199847 gene encoding avidin-like — translation MGSGAFTLVLTLALAARVAPAERKCLLSGSWRSDTGCRMVVSILGEDGSFSGSYLPGSAASNPEILTSPLEGFQQDAGLVQQPTFSFTVRWRLRDSETARTTAFLGQCYVGTNGEETLHALWLLREAADSPAEDWKATRIGTSTFTRIK, via the exons ATGGGGAGCGGCGCTTTCACCCTGGTCCTCACCCTGGCCCTGGCAGCACGTGTCGcccctgcagagaggaag TGCCTCCTCTCCGGGTCCTGGCGGAGTGACACTGGCTGCCGGATGGTCGTGTCCATCCTCGGCGAGGATGGCAGCTTCTCTGGTTCCTACCTGCCGGGGTCGGCAGCCAGCAACCCCGAAATCCTCACCTCACCACTGGAGGGGTTCCAGCAGGATGCAGGGTTGGTCCAGCAGCCCACCTTCTCCTTCACCGTGCGCTGGCGGCTCCGAG ACTCAGAGACAGCTCGGACAACTGCCTTCCTGGGTCAGTGCTACGTGGGCACCAATGGAGAGGAGACCCTGCATGCCCTGTGGCTCCTGCGAGAGGCGGCTGACAGCCCTGCCGAGGACTGGAAAGCCACCCG GATTGGCACCAGCACTTTCACCCGCATAAAATAA
- the CREB3 gene encoding cyclic AMP-responsive element-binding protein 3 isoform X2: MLCPEEPDVLIDKDLLDFLLKDDAPCPEILEKENGLLEDWSTPEPELLVKEMDEFISFMLKRFEDKPGMLQGYLPTDSDNGICMNQFLSYSPGIDFAGSLWSPDVVQVDHNYSLHQDFPVLESVKSEIAGGNVSTDLGTWMGLEGTSKAMELSSGFPIAVAVEAEPQLVPGAIMQTEERLLKKVRRKIRNKPSALGNRRRKKIYVDGLKHRSLLKQLRKLQALVRQSTAKTTTAKTCTMAMVLSFCLVVSPSICLFESQEQQMKLRVLSQQIGKFPNQAVCDVQENAALEGFTLEPEDTSLSDSLIESQEEGHSPSNPDPGPSFNGNSCSDPPVAAACFELCPAQFQEQYFQVNPLQTAVLLEWDAKRQEWVEHTATVVVQHDCADEM; encoded by the exons ATGTTGTGCCCAGAGGAACCAGATGTCCTGATAGATAAGGACCTGCTTGACTTCCTCCTGAAGGATGATGCTCCCTGCCCTGAAATCCTAGAGAAGGAGAATGGTCTGCTGGAAGACTGGAGCACACCAGAGCCTGAG ctcctggtcAAGGAGATGGATGAGTTCATCAGCTTCATGCTGAAACGCTTTGAAGACAAGCCAGGCATGCTGCAGGGTTATTTGCCCACTGACAGTGACAACGGCATTTGTATGAATCAGTTTCTGTCCTATAGCCCCGGCATTGACTTTGCTGGCAGCCTTTGGAGCCCAGACGTTGTGCAGGTTGATCACAACTATTCCCTCCATCAGGATTTTCCTGTGCTGGAAAGCGTGAAATCTGAAATAGCAGGAGGAAATGTTTCCACTGACCTTG ggACATGGATGGGTTTGGAAGGCACAAGCAAGGCAATGGAACTGAGCTCCGGTTTTCCCATTGCTGTTGCTGTGGAGGCTGAACCTCAGCTTGTGCCTGGAGCCATCATGCAG ACTGAAGAGCGGCTTCTGAAGAAAGTGCGTCGGAAAATCCGGAACAAGCCATCAGCCCTGGGTAATCGTCGCAGGAAGAAGATCTACGTCGATGGCTTGAAACACAG GTCGCTGCTCAAGCAGTTGAGGAAACTGCAGGCCTTAGTGAGACAGTCCACTGCAAAAACTACCACAGCAAAAACCTGCACCATG GCCATGGTTCTGTCCTTCTGCCTTGTTGTCTCCCCCAGCATCTGCTTGTTTGAGAGCCAGGAACAGCAGATGAAGCTCAGAG TGCTGTCACAGCAGATCGGCAAGTTCCCAAACCAAGCAGTATGTGATGTGCAAGAGAATGCTGCGCTGGAGGGGTTCACCCTAGAGCCTGAGGACACCTCACTGTCAGACAGCCTCATTGAATCCCAGGAAGAGGGGCACAGTCCATCCAACCCTGATCCCGGACCTTCTTTCAATGGCAACTCATGCTCTGACCCTCCTGTGGCAGCAGCGTGCTTTGAGCTGTGCCCTGCCCAGTTTCAGGAGCAGTACTTCCAGGTCAACCCTTTGCAGACAGCAGTGCTGTTAGAGTGGGACGCCAAGAGGCAGGAGTGGGTGGAACACACTGCCACAGTTGTCGTCCAGCACGACTGTGCTGATGAGATGTGA
- the CREB3 gene encoding cyclic AMP-responsive element-binding protein 3 isoform X1, which translates to MLCPEEPDVLIDKDLLDFLLKDDAPCPEILEKENGLLEDWSTPEPELLVKEMDEFISFMLKRFEDKPGMLQGYLPTDSDNGICMNQFLSYSPGIDFAGSLWSPDVVQVDHNYSLHQDFPVLESVKSEIAGGNVSTDLGTWMGLEGTSKAMELSSGFPIAVAVEAEPQLVPGAIMQTEERLLKKVRRKIRNKPSALGNRRRKKIYVDGLKHRVAAYTTQNRELEKKVQLLQKRNMSLLKQLRKLQALVRQSTAKTTTAKTCTMAMVLSFCLVVSPSICLFESQEQQMKLRVLSQQIGKFPNQAVCDVQENAALEGFTLEPEDTSLSDSLIESQEEGHSPSNPDPGPSFNGNSCSDPPVAAACFELCPAQFQEQYFQVNPLQTAVLLEWDAKRQEWVEHTATVVVQHDCADEM; encoded by the exons ATGTTGTGCCCAGAGGAACCAGATGTCCTGATAGATAAGGACCTGCTTGACTTCCTCCTGAAGGATGATGCTCCCTGCCCTGAAATCCTAGAGAAGGAGAATGGTCTGCTGGAAGACTGGAGCACACCAGAGCCTGAG ctcctggtcAAGGAGATGGATGAGTTCATCAGCTTCATGCTGAAACGCTTTGAAGACAAGCCAGGCATGCTGCAGGGTTATTTGCCCACTGACAGTGACAACGGCATTTGTATGAATCAGTTTCTGTCCTATAGCCCCGGCATTGACTTTGCTGGCAGCCTTTGGAGCCCAGACGTTGTGCAGGTTGATCACAACTATTCCCTCCATCAGGATTTTCCTGTGCTGGAAAGCGTGAAATCTGAAATAGCAGGAGGAAATGTTTCCACTGACCTTG ggACATGGATGGGTTTGGAAGGCACAAGCAAGGCAATGGAACTGAGCTCCGGTTTTCCCATTGCTGTTGCTGTGGAGGCTGAACCTCAGCTTGTGCCTGGAGCCATCATGCAG ACTGAAGAGCGGCTTCTGAAGAAAGTGCGTCGGAAAATCCGGAACAAGCCATCAGCCCTGGGTAATCGTCGCAGGAAGAAGATCTACGTCGATGGCTTGAAACACAG GGTGGCAGCCTACACGACTCAGAACCGTGAGTTGGAGAAGAAGGTGCAGCTGTTGCAGAAGCGGAACAT GTCGCTGCTCAAGCAGTTGAGGAAACTGCAGGCCTTAGTGAGACAGTCCACTGCAAAAACTACCACAGCAAAAACCTGCACCATG GCCATGGTTCTGTCCTTCTGCCTTGTTGTCTCCCCCAGCATCTGCTTGTTTGAGAGCCAGGAACAGCAGATGAAGCTCAGAG TGCTGTCACAGCAGATCGGCAAGTTCCCAAACCAAGCAGTATGTGATGTGCAAGAGAATGCTGCGCTGGAGGGGTTCACCCTAGAGCCTGAGGACACCTCACTGTCAGACAGCCTCATTGAATCCCAGGAAGAGGGGCACAGTCCATCCAACCCTGATCCCGGACCTTCTTTCAATGGCAACTCATGCTCTGACCCTCCTGTGGCAGCAGCGTGCTTTGAGCTGTGCCCTGCCCAGTTTCAGGAGCAGTACTTCCAGGTCAACCCTTTGCAGACAGCAGTGCTGTTAGAGTGGGACGCCAAGAGGCAGGAGTGGGTGGAACACACTGCCACAGTTGTCGTCCAGCACGACTGTGCTGATGAGATGTGA